From a single Phaenicophaeus curvirostris isolate KB17595 chromosome 8, BPBGC_Pcur_1.0, whole genome shotgun sequence genomic region:
- the RPS8 gene encoding small ribosomal subunit protein eS8 isoform X2 has translation MSISRDNWHKRRKTGGKRKPYHKKRKYELGRPPANTKIGPRRIHTVRVRGGNKKYRALRLDVGNFSWGSECCTRKTRIIDVVYNASNNELVRTKTLVKNCIVLVDSTPYRQWYESHYALPLGRKKGAKLTPEEEEILNKKRSKKIQKKYDERKKNAKIASILEEQFQQGKLLACIASRPGQCGRADGYVLEGKELEFYLRKIKARKGK, from the exons GTATCTCCCGGGACAACTGGCATAAGCGTCGCAAGACTGGGGGCAAGAGGAAGCCCTACCACAAGAAGAGGAAGTATGAGTTGGGGCGACCTCCTGCCAACACTAAG ATTGGCCCACGCCGCATTCATACAGTGAGGGTTCGTGGTGGAAATAAGAAGTACCGTGCTCTTCGGTTGGATGTTGGCAATTTCTCCTGGGGATCGGAAT GCTGCACTCGCAAAACCAGAATCATTGATGTCGTCTACAATGCTTCTAACAACGAACTGGTGCGGACAAAGACCCTGGTGAAGAATTGCATCGTTCTTGTTGATAGCACCCCATACCGGCAGTGGTATGAATCCCACTATGCCTTGCCCCTGGGACGCAAGAAGGGCGCCAAACTG ACTCCTGAAGAGGAGGAAATCTTGAACAAGAAGCGTTCAAAGAAGATCCAGAAAAAATATGatgagagaaagaagaatgCCAAGATAGCAAGTATTCTTGAGGAGCAGTTCCAGCAAGGAAAGCTACTTG CCTGCATTGCTTCCAGACCTGGACAGTGTGGCCGAGCCGATGGCTATGTGTTGGAAGGCAAGGAATTGGAGTTCTACTTGAGGAAGATCAAGGCCAGAAAAGGCAAATGA
- the RPS8 gene encoding small ribosomal subunit protein eS8 isoform X1, whose product MGISRDNWHKRRKTGGKRKPYHKKRKYELGRPPANTKIGPRRIHTVRVRGGNKKYRALRLDVGNFSWGSECCTRKTRIIDVVYNASNNELVRTKTLVKNCIVLVDSTPYRQWYESHYALPLGRKKGAKLTPEEEEILNKKRSKKIQKKYDERKKNAKIASILEEQFQQGKLLACIASRPGQCGRADGYVLEGKELEFYLRKIKARKGK is encoded by the exons ATGG GTATCTCCCGGGACAACTGGCATAAGCGTCGCAAGACTGGGGGCAAGAGGAAGCCCTACCACAAGAAGAGGAAGTATGAGTTGGGGCGACCTCCTGCCAACACTAAG ATTGGCCCACGCCGCATTCATACAGTGAGGGTTCGTGGTGGAAATAAGAAGTACCGTGCTCTTCGGTTGGATGTTGGCAATTTCTCCTGGGGATCGGAAT GCTGCACTCGCAAAACCAGAATCATTGATGTCGTCTACAATGCTTCTAACAACGAACTGGTGCGGACAAAGACCCTGGTGAAGAATTGCATCGTTCTTGTTGATAGCACCCCATACCGGCAGTGGTATGAATCCCACTATGCCTTGCCCCTGGGACGCAAGAAGGGCGCCAAACTG ACTCCTGAAGAGGAGGAAATCTTGAACAAGAAGCGTTCAAAGAAGATCCAGAAAAAATATGatgagagaaagaagaatgCCAAGATAGCAAGTATTCTTGAGGAGCAGTTCCAGCAAGGAAAGCTACTTG CCTGCATTGCTTCCAGACCTGGACAGTGTGGCCGAGCCGATGGCTATGTGTTGGAAGGCAAGGAATTGGAGTTCTACTTGAGGAAGATCAAGGCCAGAAAAGGCAAATGA